The Alphaproteobacteria bacterium GM7ARS4 genome includes a region encoding these proteins:
- the pdxA gene encoding 4-hydroxythreonine-4-phosphate dehydrogenase PdxA — protein sequence MPPIAVTMGEPSGIAPQLSVVAWHQLSRAYHRRETSQDVPSFFVIGDVACLERAVRMRFSHPDAVPIQPISHPREAHAVFPERLPVIPLPLQEEVRWGVPCLSHQEQVLSSIDTACRFVQQGHASAIVTNPIHKASLYAAGCSFPGHTEMMARYGGGTPVMMLCDIEASWRVALITGHCPFADVIAQLSPQRIMSKTAIVHDALIRDFAIARPRLALAALNPHAGESGRMGTEEQTILQPAIDMLRQRSIHVEGPVPADTLFLSHTHTPYDAIICLYHDQGLIPFKLLCFERGVNVTLGIPFIRTSPAHGVAFDIVDSGTARVESIIAALSLAWGLAQRRMAETA from the coding sequence ATGCCTCCTATCGCTGTCACCATGGGAGAGCCGTCTGGCATTGCGCCCCAATTGAGCGTTGTCGCATGGCATCAGCTGAGTCGAGCCTATCATAGGCGGGAGACGTCTCAGGATGTCCCCTCTTTTTTCGTGATAGGTGATGTGGCGTGTCTCGAGCGGGCTGTCCGCATGCGTTTTTCCCATCCCGATGCCGTTCCCATACAACCCATCAGCCATCCTCGTGAAGCCCATGCCGTCTTTCCTGAGCGCCTTCCCGTCATTCCTCTTCCGTTGCAAGAGGAGGTGCGTTGGGGCGTGCCATGTCTCTCCCATCAAGAGCAGGTGTTATCCAGCATCGATACAGCATGTCGCTTTGTGCAACAAGGCCATGCGTCCGCCATTGTGACCAATCCCATCCACAAGGCATCGCTCTATGCTGCTGGCTGTTCTTTCCCCGGGCATACGGAGATGATGGCGCGTTACGGCGGTGGTACGCCTGTGATGATGTTATGTGATATTGAGGCATCATGGCGGGTTGCCTTGATAACGGGACATTGTCCCTTTGCCGATGTCATCGCCCAGCTCTCGCCTCAGCGCATTATGTCAAAAACGGCCATTGTCCACGACGCCCTTATCCGTGACTTTGCCATTGCGCGCCCGCGTCTCGCCCTTGCCGCCCTGAATCCCCATGCTGGCGAATCGGGACGCATGGGAACAGAAGAACAAACAATCCTCCAGCCCGCCATCGATATGCTCCGTCAGCGTTCCATCCACGTAGAAGGCCCCGTGCCAGCCGACACGCTCTTTTTATCCCACACGCATACCCCTTATGACGCCATCATCTGTCTCTATCACGACCAAGGGCTTATCCCCTTTAAGCTCTTATGCTTCGAGAGAGGCGTCAATGTGACACTCGGCATTCCTTTCATTCGCACATCGCCCGCCCATGGCGTTGCCTTCGATATTGTTGACTCAGGCACAGCGCGTGTTGAGAGCATCATAGCAGCGCTTTCTCTCGCATGGGGTTTGGCACAGAGACGCATGGCTGAGACAGCATGA
- the rsmA gene encoding ribosomal RNA small subunit methyltransferase A, translating into MREDALKEDTMCLPSSSLLRKAYGVIPRPHRGQHFLLNDPLLLRIARAALPLTHAVVFDIGAGIGSLSRALLLLGARHVYAVENDRRCLDALTLLSSHAQKRMTVLADDVLRLDIPQLARRHRLSHHPLKIVANIPYHLSSPLLAMWLRESASYGEILITAQKELVSRLHATAGRDYGRLSVAVQRVFHVKPLFMIHRRNFMPPPKVDSQLVMLRRREKPQMDVVEADLDKILRLAFGMRRKMLATSLAGLEGGGARLCADANIDGTLRPQDVPPPCFYRLAQCYTASLGRV; encoded by the coding sequence ATGAGGGAAGACGCCCTGAAGGAAGACACCATGTGTCTTCCCTCCTCTTCTCTGTTGAGGAAAGCCTATGGTGTCATTCCTCGTCCCCATCGCGGACAGCATTTTCTCCTGAATGACCCTTTGTTATTGCGCATAGCGCGCGCCGCCCTTCCCTTGACGCATGCCGTTGTCTTCGATATTGGGGCGGGTATTGGCTCGCTCAGTCGCGCCCTTTTGCTCTTAGGCGCGCGCCATGTCTATGCCGTTGAGAATGATAGGCGCTGTCTCGATGCTCTCACGCTTTTATCGTCTCATGCGCAAAAACGTATGACGGTGCTTGCTGATGATGTTCTTCGCTTGGATATACCGCAGCTCGCCCGTCGCCATCGCCTCTCGCACCATCCTCTCAAGATTGTCGCCAATATCCCTTACCATCTCTCGTCTCCCCTCTTGGCGATGTGGCTACGTGAGAGCGCGTCCTATGGGGAGATCTTGATAACAGCGCAGAAAGAGTTGGTGAGTCGTCTCCATGCGACAGCAGGGCGTGATTATGGTCGCCTCTCGGTTGCCGTGCAGCGTGTTTTTCACGTGAAACCGCTCTTCATGATTCATAGGCGTAACTTCATGCCACCCCCAAAGGTTGATTCGCAACTCGTGATGTTGCGAAGGCGAGAAAAACCCCAGATGGATGTGGTTGAGGCTGATCTAGACAAGATTCTCCGTCTAGCCTTTGGCATGAGGCGTAAAATGCTTGCCACGTCTCTTGCTGGTCTTGAAGGAGGCGGCGCAAGGCTTTGCGCTGACGCCAACATCGATGGCACGTTGCGTCCGCAAGATGTGCCACCGCCATGTTTCTATCGTTTGGCGCAATGCTACACGGCTTCCCTCGGAAGGGTGTGA